A window from Cellulomonas sp. C5510 encodes these proteins:
- a CDS encoding sigma-70 family RNA polymerase sigma factor has product MDVVLPATESSDTELAQRVRDGDAEAYGELWRRHADAGRAAARRITDRFDPDDVVAEAFARILEALGAGRGPDGAFRPYLYATIRNVAMSWAARAGATTSLDGVDGPVDEPPVAQRLADEALLARAYASLPPEWAEVLWYTELEELTPAEVAPLIGLQPNAAAALAYRAREGLRRAWLQAHVTRLPERADCRWVAERVGDHHRGALSPRARRRFDQHLETCDDCPVLVAEVGTEAEILLRARLRALLWPLPATAVAVPGAPFAGGTTGTPARAPRRPRLSRRTLTAAATAAAAVLALAAGALGLARLGVTGDGSGPRAADVTAPQPPASDPLPPGPVTAVEDAVGDDVEPLPPGDGTTPPRSPAPEDDGTRAAAAAAPPTVPAAPPAPAAPVGPGTPVGPETPVDPETPVDPEVPVDPEVPVDPEVPVDPEVPVDPEVPVDPEGPAAPTVVDVLAEAPYLPALSGTADPGAAVELRTADGTVLGTTTADEAGSWRAAVQADVDAGTAITLLVVQRVAGIESPVAGPFGPYTAEVPELLSPADGAVVVPVALDGDGVADDLEVRFDGTSGLRVEASVDGVRTGRTHLLADAPLVRTVHGLAPGAHTFAVRYTDPDRGLVGAWSRVAFTVPVTG; this is encoded by the coding sequence ATGGACGTCGTGCTGCCCGCGACGGAGAGTTCCGACACCGAGCTCGCGCAGCGTGTGCGCGACGGCGACGCCGAGGCGTACGGCGAGCTCTGGCGACGGCACGCCGACGCGGGTCGCGCAGCCGCGCGCCGCATCACCGACCGGTTCGACCCCGACGACGTGGTGGCCGAGGCGTTCGCGCGGATCCTCGAGGCGCTCGGCGCCGGCCGCGGCCCCGACGGGGCGTTCCGGCCCTACCTGTACGCGACCATCCGCAACGTCGCCATGTCCTGGGCCGCCCGCGCGGGCGCGACGACCAGCCTCGACGGGGTCGACGGGCCGGTGGACGAACCGCCCGTCGCCCAGCGCCTCGCCGACGAGGCCCTGCTCGCCCGCGCCTACGCGTCGCTGCCCCCGGAGTGGGCCGAGGTGCTCTGGTACACCGAGCTCGAGGAGCTGACGCCGGCCGAGGTCGCACCGCTGATCGGCCTGCAGCCGAACGCCGCGGCAGCCCTGGCCTACCGCGCCCGGGAGGGGCTGCGGCGCGCCTGGCTGCAGGCCCACGTGACCCGGCTGCCCGAGCGCGCCGACTGCCGCTGGGTGGCCGAGCGCGTCGGCGACCACCACCGCGGGGCGCTGTCCCCGCGCGCCCGCCGGCGGTTCGACCAGCACCTCGAGACCTGCGACGACTGCCCGGTGCTGGTGGCCGAGGTCGGCACGGAGGCGGAGATCCTGCTCCGGGCGCGGCTGCGGGCGCTGCTCTGGCCGCTGCCGGCCACCGCCGTCGCCGTCCCCGGCGCGCCGTTCGCGGGCGGCACCACCGGCACCCCCGCGCGCGCCCCGCGCCGGCCCCGCCTGTCACGACGGACGCTCACCGCCGCGGCCACGGCCGCCGCTGCGGTGCTCGCGCTCGCGGCCGGGGCCCTCGGTCTGGCGCGCCTCGGGGTCACCGGTGACGGGTCCGGGCCGCGGGCGGCGGACGTCACGGCGCCCCAGCCGCCCGCCAGCGACCCGCTGCCGCCGGGCCCGGTCACCGCGGTGGAGGACGCCGTGGGGGACGACGTGGAGCCGCTCCCGCCGGGGGACGGCACCACACCGCCCCGCAGCCCCGCCCCGGAGGACGACGGCACGCGGGCCGCAGCGGCGGCGGCCCCCCCGACCGTCCCGGCGGCGCCGCCCGCGCCTGCGGCGCCGGTGGGACCCGGCACGCCGGTCGGGCCCGAGACCCCCGTCGACCCGGAGACCCCCGTCGACCCCGAGGTCCCCGTCGACCCCGAGGTGCCCGTCGACCCCGAGGTGCCCGTCGACCCCGAGGTCCCCGTCGACCCCGAGGTCCCTGTCGACCCCGAGGGCCCCGCCGCCCCGACCGTCGTCGACGTGCTCGCCGAGGCCCCGTACCTCCCCGCGCTCTCGGGCACCGCGGACCCCGGCGCGGCGGTCGAGCTGCGGACGGCCGACGGCACCGTCCTGGGCACGACCACGGCCGACGAGGCCGGGTCGTGGCGGGCGGCGGTGCAGGCGGACGTGGACGCCGGTACCGCGATCACGCTGCTCGTCGTGCAGCGGGTGGCCGGCATCGAGTCCCCGGTCGCCGGCCCGTTCGGCCCCTACACGGCGGAGGTGCCGGAGCTGCTGTCACCGGCCGACGGGGCGGTCGTCGTTCCGGTCGCGCTGGACGGGGACGGCGTGGCGGACGACCTCGAGGTCCGGTTCGACGGCACCTCCGGGCTGCGCGTCGAGGCCTCCGTCGACGGCGTGCGTACCGGCCGGACGCACCTGCTGGCGGACGCCCCGCTCGTGCGGACCGTGCACGGGCTGGCTCCGGGGGCCCACACGTTCGCCGTCCGCTACACCGACCCCGACCGCGGACTGGTCGGGGCCTGGTCCCGGGTCGCGTTCACGGTCCCCGTGACCGGGTGA
- a CDS encoding SdrD B-like domain-containing protein, translating to MLALVAAGAGAPAAAVATGARAAADDPRAALSVVKSVVPTEAHPGDRVTWTIDVTCESIVTMCVDAVLTDAVPAPFVVEPGGVSVQGQRTGSADVAVDGNQVRVAFRETDAGRPGARGVAAGQSLSVLVQTTLPVGTDLSWDGAAVVNTADVVATNADPASDDATVTIVVPVDPAVGVTKRWTPSDQVAGDEADLALVLGVENRSPIAATALTLTDPAAGTPAAFGPGTPLDLRGFGDWTAPDGATGLTVELVTAEGSTTVGPFAPGTPVDTGAVDLAAVTGVVLRFTGDGEASGSLPPGASGAVTLRVGQNGTADRDAVTQVPNTAAGTVATASGDASGTASAQVQLNPVTVEVTAGKTVEGRAQAQVVAGADAVVALSAANSSNTTLATLTVREPATGTDPFGTAADGRLELLGLGADGTGAGAGTDWPEGAVEAEVTFTGTGPGLPLTTTVAAPAGGSAGTVGWPQVPAGATVTGVQVEYRGTMPPGARAVLPLLVATDAGWDTTRGFPNQVAVGGTASDGTVAAERTATATLTVVPRRVVTTTAKTLTQAVGGEQVTGAVGQELVARLTGGISADTTVPVGRLVVEDVADGTAGSTLWGVAALDRLGSVAVPGGSQAEVLVRVGGAWTSLAGPTSDAAALLDLAVPAGADGVRVVYTPLAAGASLPTTGSFRPVVTLVMALTEEQAAGTVLTNSASTTGEGTGVGEGLTGSSGDVASTTPGPGETPLDIRRVDASKQWRDAAALVPVGNATAEDGDRPANRLTMRVQNVTGIPVGTLRLVDPDPQSPANAFDLVDVTRLTVTAPTGTQDLTVVLRAVDGTALRTLTSTAAVAALTRADLADVAQVEARADGTLPDGAVLTVVADTELRAVTRSGAPVLGTADGPASTTVVNTLRGDLGAGTPDDAARADTVLYPEALQPLDGALAKSVNPGTVSRYAAEDRTVRLALSARRTSDAAVSRPWQYVLEDTTPEFWDAVDLVGLEALSGVTAADGPGYTAAVEYRVDGAWTPAVTSELAAGSAAASPALPAGAGDLPDGVDPSAVTGIRVTFTAPEGRWFANRVVGGFEGPTALVTLAPRSTLRSTGAEVPAGTVTNVLTGSVRSEHTPSPVVLDPVTAPYTVTDGTPDATVTKSPVTTTTGPGAVIPFTLTATSTGTAPLVDPVLTDVLPADADGALLVHDERAYGSTSVQVTPATAAAASATPTVTVDGTELRVTFPPGTRLLPGERVLVTVPLAVRPGVAAGTTLTNGFVLTAADDLRREATATVEVVAMATYLRVKDVAEDVAPGGQPTGVVSTVGGECVDDGGFYRNPCLVRTAPGGTETWRMRVTNTGNLPTAAISLVDVLPHAGDTGTSRSQSGSSRGSVWATEYLGDLQVDGVPAAGTTAVSYLLDGRTCRFTGDPRSADPAGDGCAADVWTPADEVDDLGAVRGLRVDVDLAAQPLQPGETVTVTFRTRSATGYDRAAADVDAPAWNTMVVSTASIAATGLVHETLEPNRAGVAVDRTYALGDLVWVDRDRDGRQGADEPGVPGVAVQVVPVGSDDPVATTVTGPDGRWHVDLLPAGEYRVRFVLDDATAARYAFTRSLVGDAADDSDAGADGWTQVVRLGADAPRVRPVVPADGLTADYVDPTVDAGLVERTVRVGDLVWVDTDGDGVQDPGEPGIPGVVLRLTGPDGADVLDAFGRPVRPVTTDADGRYVFEDLLPGRYRVTVDRVASADALRRYAPTLEGAGSDRARDSSTWTADSSALTGGQEDLTLDFGFVPADERQLAVRKAVADRSAGRITWEVTVLSAGTRDVRDGFTVSDELEAGLRYVSATGDGFTCTVEGQVVTCRHDGPLAAGETATVLVVTDVTTPGTTVGNTVVVQPDDPHGTGLPPASDSAVSAAPASELARTGSDAGWLLLGGLGALLLGALLVVSRRLRRE from the coding sequence GTGCTCGCGCTCGTCGCCGCCGGGGCCGGGGCTCCGGCGGCGGCCGTGGCGACGGGCGCGCGGGCGGCGGCCGACGATCCGCGGGCGGCGCTGAGCGTCGTGAAGTCGGTCGTCCCCACCGAGGCGCACCCGGGCGACCGGGTGACCTGGACGATCGACGTCACCTGCGAGTCCATCGTCACGATGTGCGTCGACGCCGTGCTGACGGACGCGGTGCCCGCGCCCTTCGTCGTCGAGCCGGGTGGGGTCTCCGTCCAGGGCCAGCGCACGGGTTCCGCCGACGTGGCCGTCGACGGCAACCAGGTGCGCGTCGCGTTCCGTGAGACCGACGCGGGCCGGCCCGGCGCGCGGGGCGTCGCCGCGGGTCAGAGCCTGTCGGTGCTCGTGCAGACCACGCTGCCCGTCGGCACGGACCTGTCGTGGGACGGCGCTGCCGTGGTGAACACCGCCGACGTGGTGGCCACCAACGCGGACCCGGCGTCCGACGACGCGACCGTGACGATCGTCGTGCCGGTGGACCCCGCGGTGGGCGTGACCAAGCGTTGGACGCCGTCCGACCAGGTGGCCGGCGACGAGGCCGACCTCGCGCTCGTCCTCGGCGTCGAGAACCGGTCGCCGATCGCGGCGACGGCCCTCACGCTGACCGACCCCGCGGCCGGGACCCCGGCGGCGTTCGGGCCGGGGACGCCCCTCGACCTGCGCGGCTTCGGCGACTGGACCGCCCCGGACGGTGCCACAGGCCTGACGGTCGAGCTGGTGACCGCAGAGGGCAGCACGACGGTCGGGCCGTTCGCACCCGGGACCCCGGTCGACACCGGCGCGGTGGACCTCGCCGCCGTCACGGGCGTCGTCCTGCGCTTCACCGGTGACGGCGAGGCGTCCGGCTCCCTCCCGCCCGGGGCGTCGGGGGCGGTCACGCTGCGGGTCGGCCAGAACGGCACCGCGGACCGCGACGCCGTGACGCAGGTCCCCAACACGGCCGCGGGCACGGTCGCGACCGCGTCCGGCGACGCCTCCGGCACCGCCTCCGCGCAGGTGCAGCTCAACCCGGTGACCGTCGAGGTCACGGCCGGCAAGACCGTCGAGGGCCGCGCGCAGGCGCAGGTCGTCGCCGGTGCCGACGCCGTCGTCGCGCTCAGCGCCGCCAACTCCTCGAACACGACGCTGGCGACGCTGACCGTGCGCGAGCCCGCGACCGGCACCGACCCGTTCGGGACCGCGGCCGACGGCAGGCTCGAGCTGCTCGGCCTGGGCGCCGACGGCACCGGGGCCGGCGCCGGCACCGACTGGCCGGAGGGCGCCGTCGAGGCCGAGGTGACGTTCACGGGCACGGGCCCCGGCCTGCCGCTCACCACGACGGTCGCCGCCCCGGCGGGCGGCTCGGCCGGCACGGTCGGCTGGCCGCAGGTGCCGGCCGGCGCCACGGTCACCGGCGTGCAGGTCGAGTACCGCGGCACCATGCCGCCCGGGGCGCGGGCGGTGCTGCCGCTGCTCGTCGCCACGGATGCCGGCTGGGACACCACCCGCGGCTTCCCGAACCAGGTGGCCGTGGGCGGCACGGCCTCCGACGGCACGGTCGCGGCGGAGCGCACCGCGACGGCGACGCTCACGGTCGTGCCGCGCCGCGTCGTCACCACGACCGCGAAGACGCTGACGCAGGCGGTCGGCGGCGAGCAGGTCACGGGTGCCGTGGGCCAGGAGCTCGTCGCCCGGCTGACCGGCGGCATCTCCGCCGACACGACGGTGCCTGTCGGGCGCCTCGTGGTCGAGGACGTCGCGGACGGCACCGCCGGGTCCACGCTGTGGGGCGTCGCCGCGCTCGACCGCCTCGGGTCCGTCGCGGTCCCGGGCGGCTCGCAGGCCGAGGTCCTCGTGCGCGTCGGCGGCGCCTGGACCTCGCTGGCCGGTCCGACGTCCGACGCCGCCGCGCTGCTCGACCTGGCGGTGCCCGCGGGCGCCGACGGCGTGCGGGTCGTGTACACCCCGCTGGCGGCCGGCGCGTCCCTGCCGACCACCGGCAGCTTCCGCCCCGTCGTCACGCTGGTGATGGCGCTGACCGAGGAGCAGGCCGCGGGGACCGTCCTGACCAACAGCGCCTCGACGACGGGCGAGGGCACCGGCGTCGGCGAGGGGCTGACCGGCTCCTCGGGCGACGTCGCGAGCACCACGCCCGGTCCGGGCGAGACACCCCTGGACATCCGCCGCGTCGACGCGAGCAAGCAGTGGCGCGACGCCGCGGCGCTCGTCCCCGTCGGCAACGCGACCGCCGAGGACGGCGACCGGCCGGCCAACCGCCTCACCATGCGGGTGCAGAACGTCACCGGCATCCCCGTCGGGACGCTGCGCCTGGTCGACCCGGACCCGCAGAGCCCCGCCAACGCGTTCGACCTGGTGGACGTGACGCGGCTGACGGTCACCGCCCCCACCGGCACGCAGGACCTCACCGTGGTGCTGCGTGCCGTCGACGGCACCGCGCTGCGCACGCTCACGTCGACCGCCGCGGTCGCGGCGCTGACCCGCGCCGACCTCGCGGACGTGGCGCAGGTGGAGGCGCGCGCGGACGGCACGCTGCCGGACGGCGCGGTGCTCACCGTCGTCGCGGACACCGAGCTGCGGGCGGTCACGCGGTCCGGCGCCCCGGTGCTCGGCACCGCGGACGGTCCGGCCTCCACGACAGTCGTCAACACGCTGCGCGGCGACCTCGGCGCGGGCACGCCGGACGACGCCGCGCGCGCCGACACCGTGCTGTACCCGGAGGCGCTGCAGCCGCTCGACGGCGCGCTCGCCAAGTCGGTGAACCCCGGGACGGTGTCCCGGTACGCCGCCGAGGACCGCACGGTCCGCCTCGCGCTGAGCGCCCGGCGCACCAGCGACGCCGCGGTCAGCCGCCCGTGGCAGTACGTGCTCGAGGACACCACGCCGGAGTTCTGGGACGCGGTGGACCTGGTGGGGCTGGAGGCGCTGTCCGGGGTGACCGCCGCCGACGGGCCGGGCTACACCGCCGCGGTCGAGTACCGGGTGGACGGCGCGTGGACGCCCGCGGTCACGTCGGAGCTGGCCGCAGGGTCCGCCGCGGCCTCCCCGGCGCTCCCCGCGGGCGCGGGTGACCTGCCGGACGGCGTGGACCCGTCGGCGGTGACCGGCATCCGCGTCACGTTCACCGCCCCCGAGGGCCGGTGGTTCGCCAACCGCGTCGTGGGTGGGTTCGAGGGGCCGACCGCGCTCGTGACGCTCGCGCCCCGCAGCACCCTGCGCAGCACCGGCGCGGAGGTCCCGGCGGGCACGGTGACGAACGTGCTCACGGGCTCCGTCCGGAGCGAGCACACGCCGTCGCCGGTGGTGCTGGACCCGGTCACCGCGCCGTACACCGTCACCGACGGCACCCCGGACGCGACCGTCACCAAGTCGCCGGTCACCACGACCACCGGCCCGGGCGCGGTCATCCCGTTCACGCTGACCGCCACCAGCACGGGCACCGCCCCGCTGGTCGACCCGGTGCTGACGGACGTGCTGCCGGCCGACGCCGACGGGGCCCTGCTTGTGCACGACGAGCGGGCGTACGGCTCCACGAGCGTGCAGGTCACGCCCGCGACCGCGGCCGCCGCGTCCGCCACGCCGACGGTGACGGTCGACGGCACGGAGCTGCGCGTCACGTTCCCGCCCGGCACCCGCCTGCTGCCGGGGGAGCGCGTGCTCGTGACCGTGCCGCTCGCCGTCCGGCCGGGCGTCGCCGCGGGCACGACGCTCACCAACGGGTTCGTGCTCACCGCGGCGGACGACCTGCGGCGGGAGGCGACCGCCACCGTCGAGGTCGTCGCGATGGCCACCTACCTGCGCGTCAAGGACGTGGCGGAGGACGTCGCCCCCGGCGGGCAGCCCACGGGCGTCGTGAGCACCGTCGGCGGCGAGTGCGTGGACGACGGCGGGTTCTACCGCAACCCCTGCCTGGTGCGGACGGCGCCCGGCGGGACGGAGACGTGGCGGATGCGGGTGACCAACACCGGCAACCTGCCCACGGCCGCGATCTCGCTGGTGGACGTGCTGCCGCACGCCGGTGACACGGGGACGTCGCGCTCGCAGAGCGGGTCGTCCCGCGGCAGCGTCTGGGCGACGGAGTACCTGGGTGACCTCCAGGTGGACGGCGTCCCCGCCGCCGGGACCACCGCGGTGTCGTACCTGCTCGACGGGCGCACGTGCCGGTTCACGGGTGACCCTCGTTCCGCCGACCCCGCCGGCGACGGGTGCGCCGCCGACGTCTGGACGCCCGCCGACGAGGTCGACGACCTCGGTGCGGTGCGCGGGCTGCGGGTGGACGTCGACCTGGCCGCGCAGCCGCTCCAGCCCGGCGAGACCGTCACGGTGACGTTCCGCACCCGGTCCGCGACCGGCTACGACCGGGCCGCCGCCGACGTGGACGCGCCCGCGTGGAACACGATGGTGGTCAGCACGGCGAGCATCGCCGCGACCGGCCTGGTGCACGAGACGCTCGAGCCCAACCGGGCCGGCGTCGCCGTCGACCGCACCTACGCGCTCGGCGACCTCGTGTGGGTGGACCGGGACCGCGACGGCCGGCAGGGCGCGGACGAGCCCGGGGTCCCGGGCGTGGCCGTCCAGGTGGTCCCGGTCGGGTCGGACGACCCGGTCGCGACGACCGTCACCGGCCCGGACGGCCGCTGGCACGTCGACCTGCTGCCGGCCGGGGAGTACCGGGTGCGGTTCGTGCTGGACGACGCCACCGCCGCGCGGTACGCCTTCACGCGGTCGCTCGTGGGGGACGCGGCCGACGACTCGGACGCGGGCGCCGACGGCTGGACGCAGGTGGTCCGGCTCGGCGCGGACGCACCGCGTGTGCGGCCGGTGGTCCCCGCCGACGGGCTCACGGCCGACTACGTCGACCCGACCGTGGACGCGGGCCTCGTCGAGCGCACCGTCCGGGTCGGGGACCTCGTCTGGGTCGACACCGACGGCGACGGCGTGCAGGACCCGGGCGAGCCCGGCATCCCGGGGGTGGTGCTGCGGCTGACCGGCCCGGACGGGGCCGACGTGCTGGACGCGTTCGGCCGGCCCGTGCGGCCGGTGACCACCGACGCGGACGGGCGGTACGTGTTCGAGGACCTGCTGCCCGGGCGGTACCGGGTGACGGTCGACCGGGTGGCGTCCGCGGACGCGCTGCGGCGGTACGCGCCGACGCTCGAGGGGGCCGGGTCCGACCGGGCGCGCGACTCCTCGACGTGGACGGCGGACTCGTCCGCCCTGACCGGCGGCCAGGAGGACCTGACGCTCGACTTCGGGTTCGTGCCCGCGGACGAGAGGCAGCTCGCGGTCCGCAAGGCGGTCGCCGACCGGTCGGCTGGCCGCATCACCTGGGAGGTGACGGTGCTGTCCGCCGGCACCCGGGACGTGCGGGACGGGTTCACGGTGAGCGACGAGCTCGAGGCCGGTCTGCGGTACGTCTCCGCGACGGGCGACGGCTTCACGTGCACCGTCGAGGGCCAGGTCGTGACCTGCCGTCACGACGGCCCGCTCGCGGCGGGTGAGACCGCCACCGTCCTGGTGGTGACGGACGTGACCACGCCCGGCACCACGGTGGGCAACACGGTGGTCGTCCAGCCGGACGACCCGCACGGCACGGGCCTGCCGCCCGCGAGCGACTCCGCGGTGAGCGCCGCGCCTGCGAGCGAGCTGGCCCGCACCGGGTCGGACGCCGGGTGGCTGCTGCTGGGCGGGCTGGGCGCGCTGCTGCTCGGCGCGCTGCTGGTGGTGTCCCGCCGCCTGCGCCGGGAGTGA